One window of Ziziphus jujuba cultivar Dongzao chromosome 5, ASM3175591v1 genomic DNA carries:
- the LOC107421296 gene encoding aspartyl protease AED3, which translates to MQNLNTYYELSQVPAMDFSRLTISLFFALLISTTTAVDPCASESDSSDLSVIPIYSKCSPFNKQTNSGSWVNTVINMASKDPDRVKYLYSLAAQKTPSAPVASGQRVLNIANYVVRVKLGTPGQLLFMVLDTSNDVAWVPCSGCTGCSSTTFSPKTSTTYGSLDCSMPECTQVRGLSCPSTGSSTCFFNQSYGGDSSFSATLVRDSFHLATDVLPNYTFGCINSISGGSVPPQGLLGLGRGSMSLLSQSVSLYSGVFSYCLPSFKSYYFSGSLKLGPLGQPRSIRTTPLLRNPHRPSLYYVNLTGLSVGRVWVPIAPELLAFDPNTGAGTIIDSGTVITRFVVPIYSAIRDEFRKQVKGPFSTLGAFDTCFAAGNEGIVPTITLHFTGLDLTLPLENSLIHSSSGSLACLAMAAAPSNVNSVLNVIANLQQQNLRIVFDVANSRLGIARELCN; encoded by the coding sequence ATGCAGAACCTCAACACATATTACGAGCTCTCTCAAGTCCCAGCCATGGACTTTAGTAGACTTACCATTTCTCTCTTCTTTGCTCTTTTGATCTCTACTACCACAGCCGTTGATCCTTGTGCCTCAGAATCTGATAGCTCAGATCTTTCTGTCATACCTATTTACAGCAAATGCTCACCTTTCAACAAGCAAACCAATTCTGGGTCCTGGGTCAATACAGTGATAAACATGGCCTCAAAAGACCCAGATCGGGTCAAATACCTATATAGCCTAGCGGCCCAAAAGACCCCCTCCGCCCCAGTTGCTTCGGGTCAGCGGGTCCTTAACATTGCCAACTATGTGGTCCGAGTCAAACTCGGAACCCCGGGTCAGCTCTTGTTCATGGTTCTAGACACCAGCAATGACGTCGCTTGGGTCCCATGCTCCGGATGCACTGGTTGCTCCTCCACCACTTTCTCACCCAAGACTTCCACAACTTACGGGTCTTTGGACTGCTCCATGCCCGAATGCACCCAGGTCCGTGGACTCTCTTGCCCGTCTACTGGATCTTCCACGTGCTTCTTCAACCAATCTTACGGTGGAGATTCATCATTCTCCGCTACCCTCGTACGTGATTCTTTCCATCTCGCCACCGATGTTCTCCCCAATTACACTTTCGGGTGCATCAATTCCATTTCGGGAGGCTCAGTTCCACCCCAAGGGTTATTGGGTTTGGGTCGTGGATCCATGTCCTTGCTCTCACAATCCGTGTCGCTCTACTCGGGCGTCTTCTCATACTGTTTACCCAGTTTCAAATCCTACTACTTCTCCGGGTCACTCAAACTCGGACCCCTCGGCCAGCCTAGATCCATTAGAACCACCCCACTTCTACGTAACCCACACCGACCCTCACTCTACTACGTGAACCTCACCGGACTTAGCGTGGGACGGGTTTGGGTCCCCATTGCTCCAGAGCTCCTTGCATTCGACCCTAACACCGGAGCTGGAACCATCATCGACTCCGGCACAGTCATAACACGGTTCGTCGTACCCATTTACAGTGCGATCCGGGACGAGTTCAGGAAACAAGTGAAAGGTCCATTTTCAACACTGGGGGCCTTTGATACTTGCTTTGCCGCGGGCAATGAAGGCATTGTCCCGACAATAACGTTGCATTTCACGGGGTTGGACTTGACATTGCCGTTGGAGAACAGCTTGATACATAGCAGTTCAGGGTCGTTGGCTTGCTTGGCAATGGCGGCTGCTCCGAGCAACGTGAACTCGGTATTGAATGTGATAGCCAACTTGCAGCAGCAGAACCTTAGGATCGTGTTTGATGTTGCCAACTCTCGTTTGGGCATTGCCCGTGAGCTCTGTAACTAG
- the LOC107421295 gene encoding pectinesterase isoform X1, which yields MASKPFSFIWFSFLILILLLYSPSSSADIPLTTPLPPETICSFTPYPSTCLSVLPKDNASFYDSGRFSIRHSLSQSNKFLKLIEKQLQRRSTFSQPTIRALQDCKYLASENVDFLSSCIGIVNKTSKVLPSLDAEDSQTLLSSVLTNLQTCLEGLQTTSSTGSVDNEVLDSIYGDSKQHGVSLALFTKAWVPKLRDATAFRPKNHPRFRKGRLPLKMSDEHRKIYGKAFHRRKLLQAGDEEVVVKDIVIVSKDGIGNFTTIHEAIAAAPNNSASSSGYFLIYVTAGVYEEYVSIESKKKYLFILGDGIGQTIVTGSRSVGDGWTTFNSATFAVVAQGFLAADITIRNTAGPSKGQAVALRSGADLSTFYRCSFEGYQDTLYAHSKRQFYRECNIYGTVDFIFGNAAVGLQNCNIYPRLPNKNQFNPITAQGRTDPNQNTGTFIHNCTIRAAEDLGTTKTYLGRPWKEYSRTVYVQSFLDNLIDPSGWREWNGDYALSTLYYAEYNNTGPGSNTSMRVTWPGYYVINDTDAAAFAVSNFLLGDSWLPQTGVPYTGGLI from the exons ATGGCTTCCAAGCCATTCTCTTTCATATGGTTTTCATTTCTCATTCTTATCCTTCTTCTCTACTCCCCATCATCTTCTGCAGATATCCCTCTGACCACTCCTCTCCCACCAGAAACCATTTGCAGCTTCACTCCATATCCTTCTACTTGCTTATCTGTCCTCCCAAAAGACAATGCAAGTTTCTATGACTCTGGTCGGTTTTCGATCCGACACTCTTTATCGCAATCCAATAAGTTCCTAAAGCTAATCGAGAAACAACTTCAACGCAGATCCACCTTCTCTCAACCCACAATTCGTGCTCTTCAAGATTGCAAGTATCTTGCTTCTGAAAACGTTGATTTTTTATCGAGCTGCATTGGAATTGTCAACAAGACAAGCAAAGTTCTTCCAAGCTTGGATGCTGAAGATTCCCAAACCTTGCTCAGTTCCGTTCTAACCAATCTCCAAACTTGCCTGGAGGGCCTGCAAACCACATCTTCCACTGGAAGTGTCGATAACGAGGTCTTGGACTCCATTTATGGTGACTCCAAACAGCATGGCGTGTCTCTCGCTCTCTTCACCAAAGCTTGGGTGCCTAAACTGAGAGATGCCACAGCTTTTCGGCCCAAGAATCATCCTAGATTCCGAAAGGGACGCTTGCCGCTGAAAATGTCGGATGAACACCGAAAGATTTACGGCAAGGCTTTCCATCGGAGAAAACTTCTTCAAGCAGGAGATGAAGAAGTTGTGGTGAAGGACATCGTGATAGTGAGTAAGGATGGAATTGGAAACTTCACCACCATCCACGAAGCCATCGCTGCTGCTCCCAACAACTCTGCTTCTTCGAGTGGGTACTTCTTGATATATGTCACTGCCGGAGTTTATGAAGAGTATGTGTCCATTGAAAGTAAGAAGAAGTACTTGTTCATACTCGGAGACGGTATCGGTCAGACCATCGTCACAGGGAGTCGAAGCGTAGGAGATGGATGGACTACTTTCAACTCTGCAACTTTTG CTGTGGTGGCACAAGGGTTTCTTGCCGCAGACATAACAATCCGAAACACAGCTGGACCAAGCAAAGGGCAAGCGGTTGCCCTCCGAAGTGGAGCTGATTTATCTACGTTTTATAGGTGTAGCTTTGAGGGGTACCAAGACACCTTATACGCACATTCCAAGAGACAATTCTATAGAGAATGCAACATCTATGGCACCGTGGATTTCATATTCGGAAATGCTGCTGTCGGCTTACAAAACTGCAACATATATCCAAGATTGCCAAACAAAAACCAATTCAATCCCATCACCGCTCAAGGCCGAACTGACCCGAATCAGAATACGGGTACTTTCATCCATAACTGCACTATCAGAGCTGCTGAAGACTTGGGAACTACAAAGACATATCTAGGGAGGCCATGGAAGGAGTACTCAAGGACTGTTTACGTGCAAAGCTTCTTGGACAATTTGATAGATCCTTCTGGTTGGCGTGAATGGAATGGAGATTATGCTTTGAGCACATTGTATTATGCTGAGTATAATAACACTGGTCCTGGATCAAATACTTCCATGAGAGTTACATGGCCAGGTTACTATGTGATCAACGACACTGATGCTGCTGCTTTTGCAGTGTCCAATTTCTTGCTGGGGGATAGCTGGTTGCCTCAAACTGGAGTGCCTTATACTGGTGGGTTAATATGA
- the LOC107421295 gene encoding pectinesterase isoform X2, producing MSRRHRSLKFLTSFLLFLSLTSPNALPPETICSFTPYPSTCLSVLPKDNASFYDSGRFSIRHSLSQSNKFLKLIEKQLQRRSTFSQPTIRALQDCKYLASENVDFLSSCIGIVNKTSKVLPSLDAEDSQTLLSSVLTNLQTCLEGLQTTSSTGSVDNEVLDSIYGDSKQHGVSLALFTKAWVPKLRDATAFRPKNHPRFRKGRLPLKMSDEHRKIYGKAFHRRKLLQAGDEEVVVKDIVIVSKDGIGNFTTIHEAIAAAPNNSASSSGYFLIYVTAGVYEEYVSIESKKKYLFILGDGIGQTIVTGSRSVGDGWTTFNSATFAVVAQGFLAADITIRNTAGPSKGQAVALRSGADLSTFYRCSFEGYQDTLYAHSKRQFYRECNIYGTVDFIFGNAAVGLQNCNIYPRLPNKNQFNPITAQGRTDPNQNTGTFIHNCTIRAAEDLGTTKTYLGRPWKEYSRTVYVQSFLDNLIDPSGWREWNGDYALSTLYYAEYNNTGPGSNTSMRVTWPGYYVINDTDAAAFAVSNFLLGDSWLPQTGVPYTGGLI from the exons TTctactctttctttctctaaCTTCTCCAAACG CTCTCCCACCAGAAACCATTTGCAGCTTCACTCCATATCCTTCTACTTGCTTATCTGTCCTCCCAAAAGACAATGCAAGTTTCTATGACTCTGGTCGGTTTTCGATCCGACACTCTTTATCGCAATCCAATAAGTTCCTAAAGCTAATCGAGAAACAACTTCAACGCAGATCCACCTTCTCTCAACCCACAATTCGTGCTCTTCAAGATTGCAAGTATCTTGCTTCTGAAAACGTTGATTTTTTATCGAGCTGCATTGGAATTGTCAACAAGACAAGCAAAGTTCTTCCAAGCTTGGATGCTGAAGATTCCCAAACCTTGCTCAGTTCCGTTCTAACCAATCTCCAAACTTGCCTGGAGGGCCTGCAAACCACATCTTCCACTGGAAGTGTCGATAACGAGGTCTTGGACTCCATTTATGGTGACTCCAAACAGCATGGCGTGTCTCTCGCTCTCTTCACCAAAGCTTGGGTGCCTAAACTGAGAGATGCCACAGCTTTTCGGCCCAAGAATCATCCTAGATTCCGAAAGGGACGCTTGCCGCTGAAAATGTCGGATGAACACCGAAAGATTTACGGCAAGGCTTTCCATCGGAGAAAACTTCTTCAAGCAGGAGATGAAGAAGTTGTGGTGAAGGACATCGTGATAGTGAGTAAGGATGGAATTGGAAACTTCACCACCATCCACGAAGCCATCGCTGCTGCTCCCAACAACTCTGCTTCTTCGAGTGGGTACTTCTTGATATATGTCACTGCCGGAGTTTATGAAGAGTATGTGTCCATTGAAAGTAAGAAGAAGTACTTGTTCATACTCGGAGACGGTATCGGTCAGACCATCGTCACAGGGAGTCGAAGCGTAGGAGATGGATGGACTACTTTCAACTCTGCAACTTTTG CTGTGGTGGCACAAGGGTTTCTTGCCGCAGACATAACAATCCGAAACACAGCTGGACCAAGCAAAGGGCAAGCGGTTGCCCTCCGAAGTGGAGCTGATTTATCTACGTTTTATAGGTGTAGCTTTGAGGGGTACCAAGACACCTTATACGCACATTCCAAGAGACAATTCTATAGAGAATGCAACATCTATGGCACCGTGGATTTCATATTCGGAAATGCTGCTGTCGGCTTACAAAACTGCAACATATATCCAAGATTGCCAAACAAAAACCAATTCAATCCCATCACCGCTCAAGGCCGAACTGACCCGAATCAGAATACGGGTACTTTCATCCATAACTGCACTATCAGAGCTGCTGAAGACTTGGGAACTACAAAGACATATCTAGGGAGGCCATGGAAGGAGTACTCAAGGACTGTTTACGTGCAAAGCTTCTTGGACAATTTGATAGATCCTTCTGGTTGGCGTGAATGGAATGGAGATTATGCTTTGAGCACATTGTATTATGCTGAGTATAATAACACTGGTCCTGGATCAAATACTTCCATGAGAGTTACATGGCCAGGTTACTATGTGATCAACGACACTGATGCTGCTGCTTTTGCAGTGTCCAATTTCTTGCTGGGGGATAGCTGGTTGCCTCAAACTGGAGTGCCTTATACTGGTGGGTTAATATGA